The Lujinxingia vulgaris DNA window TATCCCATCGTACAACCCTTATATCGCCCCACGAAGTTCACGTTTGGTTGAGGCGACAACTATCCTGACAGAGGGGGTTGGCACGTTTGTGATGAACGTGTTCACGGGTGAACGTCTTGATCACCGCGTAGTTTGTGGCTTTTGAGCGACCGTCGGTCGTTGTGTAGGTGACCCACGGTCATCGTGCGGGTGACCGTGGGTCGGTGGTTGTATGACCGTCGGTGGGGTTTGAGTGTTCGCCGGCCCTGCGGTTGTCAGCATGCCCTCGCGATGATAACACTCGCGCCCCGGGCCGATGCGCCCGAATCCGTGGAAGTCGTGGTATTACAAGGGGATGAGGCCCTTTTGGGCCCCCTGGCGAGACGAGATACGATGCCGACCCAGCCTACCGATGTGGCGCTGCATAAAACAGCGCAAGAGCGCTACCTGAACTACGCGATGAGCGTGATCACCAGCCGCGCGCTCCCCGATGTGCGCGACGGCTTAAAGCCGGTGCAGCGACGTATTCTCTACGCGATGTACGCCAACCTGCGCCTGACCCACGACGCCAAATACCGCAAGAGCGCGGCCATCGTCGGTGAGGTCATGGGGAAGTACCACCCCCACGGCGACCAGTCGATCTATGACGCGATGGTGCGTATGGCGCAGGACTTCTCGCTGCGCTACCCGCTGGTCGATGGTCACGGCAACTTCGGTTCGGTCGACGGCGATAGCGCCGCGGCGATGCGTTATACCGAGGCGCGCATGATGCCGCTGGCCTCGGAGCTGCTCGACGAGATCAAGAAGCAGACGGTGGCCTTTCGCCCCAACTACGACGGCACCGTCCAGGAGCCGGTGGTGCTCCCGGCCCAGGTGCCCAACCTGCTCATCAACGGTGCCACGGGCATTGCCGTAGGCATGGCTACAAACATCCCGCCGCATAACCTGGGGGAGGTGGTCGACGCGCTCATCGCCATGATCGATCGCCCCGAGATCTCCATCGACGAGATGGTCGGGGCCATTGTCAAAGGCCCGGATTTTCCCACCGGCGGGGTGCTCCTCAACGATGAGGAGGAGCTGCGCGAGATCTACCACAACGGCAGCGGCACGCTGATCACCCGCGCCCAGTGGGAGATCGAGCGCGACGGGCAGCGCCGCTACATCGTCGTCACCTCGATCCCGTATTACGTCAACAAGGCGACACTCATCGAGAAGATCGCCGAGCATATCATTCAGGAAAAGCTCCCGCAGGTGGTCGATGTTCGTGACGAGTCCACCAACGATGTGCGGGTGGTCATGGAACTCAAACGCGGCGCCGATGCCGACGTGGCCATGGCGTACCTCTTTAAGCACACCCCGCTCGAGGATCGTTTTCACGTAAACCTGACCTGCCTTGTGCCCTCGGAGAACCCCGATGTGGCACAGCCGGCCCGGGTCGACCTGAAGATGATGCTGCGCTACTTCCTGGACTTCCGCATGGAGGTCGTGACCCGGCGCATCCGCTTTGAGCTTGAACAACTCCTGCGTCGCATTCACATCCTGGAGGGCTTTGAGACGATCTTCGGCGATCTCGATGAGGCCATCCGCCTGATTCGCGCTTCCGAAGGAAAGGCGGACGCCGCCCAGAAGTTGATGGCCCATTTCGGCATCGACGCCGAGCAGACCGAAGCCATTCTCGAGACCAAGCTCTACCGTCTGGCCAAGCTGGAGATCGAGCTTATCCGCGCCGAGCTTGCCGAGAAGCGCGCCCAGGCCGCCAAACTGCAGGGCCTGCTCGACGATGAGGGTAAGCGCTGGAAGGTGGTTCGTGGCGAGCTGGTAGCCATCCGCGGGGCCTACGGCGATGTGCGCCGTACCCTGGTCGACGCGCCTGTCAAAGAGCTTGAATACTCCGAAGAGGCCTACATCATCGCCGAGCAGTGCTGGGTGATGGTCTCGCGTGAGGGTCGTATCAAGCGTCAGAAGTCCTACACCGACCTCTCCACCATTCGCGTCCGCGAGGGTGATCAGATGGGCTGGGTGCTGCCGGGGAGCACCCGCGACACGGTGATCTTCTTCACCAACATGGGCCGCGGTTACACCATGCGCATCGACGATGTGCCGGCGACCTCCGGTTACGGCGATCCGGTACAGGCGAGCTTCGATTTTGATGATGGCGAGCGCGTCGTCGGCGTGGTCACAAGTGATAAGCGCATGCTGCGTACGATGGCTCCCGACCAGCCTTCACTCGTCGGCGACGAGGAGAGCGATGAGGGAGATGTCCAGATGGTGGCGATCAGTCGCAGCGGGCAGTCATTGCGCTTCTCGCTTGAGAGCTACACCGATCCTTCTACCGTCAAAGGTCGACTCTTTATGCGCCTGGACAAGGGCGATGAGGTCGTCAACGTCGAGAACTGCGACGGCTCGGAGCTGGTGGCGTTGGCCAGCCGCGATGGCCGCGGGCTGATGTTCCAGGTTCGCGAGATCTCGCACGTGAAGGGGCCGGCCAAGGGCGTGCGCGCCATCGCCCTGGAGGGCAAAGACGCGGTGCTCGACTTTACGCTCTGCCGCGAGCGCCTGGACGGCCTGGAGGTGGAGACCAACCGCGGCGCCCGTGAGATCATTCGGGCTACCAAGGCTCAGTACGCGCCCACATCGCGCGGCAATAAGGGCAAACTCATCATTCAGCGCGGGCACCTCATTCGCTCGCACCGCCCGCCGGTCGAGATCGTGCTCGGCGATGATGATGACGGTGACGGGGGCGAAGAAGAGTAAGCGCGTCCGCGAGCTCCTCACGCCACTACACGTTGAGAAAATAACCTCGCCGCGGGCCGCGGTGGGGTTATTTTTTTGCCGGACGATGCAGGAGATGGGGATGTGGGGAGATGTCGTAAAACGTGGGAAAGGTACGTGTTTTCAACACGTTAATGTGACCCACGGTCACTTGATTAGGTGACCGTGGGTCACTATAGAGGGGGCGCGCAGGGCCCTTAGTCCGCGCTCCGGAAGCCAGAGGTTGCATCCTCGGCGGTGATCGCCGATAAGGCGCCTGCGGCTGCCCCGGGGCGGCGCATATCCGACGCACGATTGGGAAGCAGGTCGACAGCAACGGTTCATAAGGAGTCTGAGATGATGTTGAGACGCAAAACTTTGGCGATGCTCGCTGCACTCTCACTTGCTGCGGGAGCAGCGGCGTGTGGTGATACCGATGATCCCTCTCCCACTCCCCTGCCCGACGCGGGCGAAGATGTGGGGCCCGATGCTGAGCTCGACACCGATCCCGACCCCGATGTGGAAGAGGACGTCGATGTCGATCCCGATCCCGACACCGACGTGGATCCCGATCCGGTCGCGACCCCGACCGCCGGCGACCTGGTGATCACCGAGCTCATGAAGCAGCCCACCGAGGTTGCTGCCTTTGAAGGCCAGTGGGTGGAGCTGCTCAATACCAGCGACGCCGAGCTTGAGCTTGAGGGCTGCGCGCTCGGAAGCTCCTCGCTTGATGAAGCAGTGGTTATCGGTGAGTCGCTTACCGTGGAGTCGGGCGGCTACCTCACCCTTGCCGCCAGCGCCAACGCTGGCTTCGACGCTGACTTCATCCTCGAAGGCCTCGTGCTCGCTGAGGGCGAGGGCTCGGTCTCGCTGGATTGCGACGGCACGACCATCACCGAGGTCGCCTACGACGCCGGTGAGAGCTACCCCTCGGTGGCCGGTGCCAGCTTGAGCCGTGACCCGGCCTTCAACGGCGCCACCGACGACTCCGGCGACTACT harbors:
- a CDS encoding DNA gyrase/topoisomerase IV subunit A; this translates as MPTQPTDVALHKTAQERYLNYAMSVITSRALPDVRDGLKPVQRRILYAMYANLRLTHDAKYRKSAAIVGEVMGKYHPHGDQSIYDAMVRMAQDFSLRYPLVDGHGNFGSVDGDSAAAMRYTEARMMPLASELLDEIKKQTVAFRPNYDGTVQEPVVLPAQVPNLLINGATGIAVGMATNIPPHNLGEVVDALIAMIDRPEISIDEMVGAIVKGPDFPTGGVLLNDEEELREIYHNGSGTLITRAQWEIERDGQRRYIVVTSIPYYVNKATLIEKIAEHIIQEKLPQVVDVRDESTNDVRVVMELKRGADADVAMAYLFKHTPLEDRFHVNLTCLVPSENPDVAQPARVDLKMMLRYFLDFRMEVVTRRIRFELEQLLRRIHILEGFETIFGDLDEAIRLIRASEGKADAAQKLMAHFGIDAEQTEAILETKLYRLAKLEIELIRAELAEKRAQAAKLQGLLDDEGKRWKVVRGELVAIRGAYGDVRRTLVDAPVKELEYSEEAYIIAEQCWVMVSREGRIKRQKSYTDLSTIRVREGDQMGWVLPGSTRDTVIFFTNMGRGYTMRIDDVPATSGYGDPVQASFDFDDGERVVGVVTSDKRMLRTMAPDQPSLVGDEESDEGDVQMVAISRSGQSLRFSLESYTDPSTVKGRLFMRLDKGDEVVNVENCDGSELVALASRDGRGLMFQVREISHVKGPAKGVRAIALEGKDAVLDFTLCRERLDGLEVETNRGAREIIRATKAQYAPTSRGNKGKLIIQRGHLIRSHRPPVEIVLGDDDDGDGGEEE